A portion of the Achromobacter sp. MFA1 R4 genome contains these proteins:
- a CDS encoding ATP-binding protein: MLSNELRRLLFQGESGQKHDAEPLPCLSGDEVLAKAHVPTRYKSCTFDTFHAYSEEHKARKLACESYSKHFNVARYDGVSMVLGGPQKGKTHLATAMLFAVIASGSTGRLIRARRAIAAVVEYGEDALAELANPDLLVLDGLLSHPWDEAGRHAIFELIERRFEEVKPTVITTHLRKATFLRAVGDRIASRLRENGGKFVSFE, translated from the coding sequence ATGTTGTCTAACGAGCTGCGGCGCCTGTTGTTTCAGGGTGAAAGTGGCCAGAAGCACGATGCAGAGCCGCTTCCATGCCTATCCGGCGACGAGGTGCTGGCGAAGGCGCACGTACCCACAAGGTACAAGTCTTGCACCTTCGATACCTTTCACGCGTACAGCGAAGAACATAAAGCGAGAAAACTGGCTTGCGAGAGTTACAGCAAGCATTTCAACGTCGCGCGCTACGACGGCGTTTCCATGGTGTTGGGGGGGCCTCAGAAGGGCAAAACGCACCTGGCGACGGCGATGCTGTTTGCGGTTATCGCAAGCGGTAGCACCGGCCGGCTTATACGCGCCCGTCGGGCTATCGCTGCCGTCGTCGAGTACGGGGAGGATGCCCTCGCCGAACTAGCCAATCCCGACCTACTCGTGTTGGATGGGCTGCTCTCGCACCCCTGGGATGAGGCGGGTCGACATGCGATCTTTGAACTCATCGAACGCCGCTTCGAAGAGGTAAAGCCCACAGTCATCACCACTCACCTTAGAAAAGCCACTTTTTTGCGTGCCGTCGGCGATCGTATTGCGTCGCGGCTGCGTGAGAACGGCGGCAAGTTTGTTTCGTTCGAGTAG
- a CDS encoding YdaU family protein, whose product MHFYPHNIGDHVKDTRHLTLLEEGAYRRLLDHYYTIEKALPLDEADLCRKLLARSDDERKAVGVVLREFFVQTESGWWHKRCEEEIAAGNKRRQQSRENGKKGGRPRKSVPPQELPGGDGRPDTGNPDETQRVIGGLALGSGSRPGDGLESAQVEGLPPCPHERLVEIYHDRMPLNPRIKVLDDSRRKLLAARWKQAARLDVPPFGYHTMQQGLDAWHTFFEICSESDFLTGQAPPSDPGRPPFVASLDFLISPDGFRKCVENHYHRE is encoded by the coding sequence ATGCACTTCTACCCCCATAACATCGGCGACCACGTCAAGGACACGCGGCACCTGACTCTTTTGGAAGAAGGGGCGTACCGCCGTTTGCTTGACCACTACTACACCATCGAGAAGGCGCTGCCTTTAGACGAGGCCGACCTCTGCCGCAAACTGCTCGCGCGGAGTGACGACGAGCGCAAGGCCGTGGGTGTGGTGCTGAGGGAGTTTTTCGTTCAGACGGAAAGCGGGTGGTGGCACAAGCGCTGCGAGGAAGAGATCGCCGCGGGCAATAAGCGGCGACAGCAGTCCCGCGAGAACGGGAAAAAGGGTGGCCGTCCGCGAAAGTCGGTGCCGCCTCAGGAGCTACCTGGAGGCGACGGAAGACCCGATACGGGAAACCCGGACGAAACCCAGCGGGTTATTGGCGGGTTAGCGCTAGGTTCTGGCTCTCGTCCGGGCGATGGCTTGGAATCTGCGCAGGTTGAGGGACTGCCGCCGTGCCCCCACGAGCGGCTCGTAGAGATCTATCACGACCGAATGCCCCTCAACCCCAGGATCAAAGTGCTTGATGACAGTCGCCGAAAGCTCCTCGCAGCACGCTGGAAGCAGGCTGCGAGGCTGGACGTGCCTCCGTTTGGCTATCACACAATGCAGCAGGGCCTGGACGCATGGCACACATTCTTCGAGATATGCAGCGAGTCCGATTTCTTGACGGGGCAGGCGCCACCGTCAGATCCGGGACGACCACCATTCGTCGCCAGTCTGGACTTTCTCATCTCCCCCGACGGATTTCGGAAGTGCGTCGAAAACCACTATCACCGCGAGTAG
- the pstA gene encoding phosphate ABC transporter permease PstA, with protein MAESVLNMQNGIYRRRRVVNRVMLAVSMTTLVFGLFWLFWIIMTLLLKGAPALSYTLFTEITPPPGQSGGLLNAILGSVMMAGVGTLIGTPVGILAGTYLAEYGQRGWLAPATRFLNDVLLSAPSIIIGLFIYAVYVAQVGHYSGWAGAVALSILVIPVVVRTTDNMLLLVPNSLREATAALGCPKWRMITMVCYRAAKSGIITGVLLAIARISGETAPLLFTALSNQFMSLNMNGPMANLPVVIYQYAASPFKDWNNLAWAGATLITLLVLGINIIARNMFRK; from the coding sequence ATGGCTGAATCCGTACTCAACATGCAGAACGGCATCTATCGCCGGCGCCGCGTCGTCAACCGCGTCATGCTCGCCGTGTCGATGACGACGCTGGTGTTCGGGCTGTTCTGGCTGTTCTGGATCATCATGACGCTGCTGTTGAAGGGAGCGCCCGCGCTGTCCTACACGCTCTTCACCGAGATCACGCCGCCGCCGGGCCAATCGGGCGGCCTGCTCAACGCGATCCTGGGCAGCGTGATGATGGCGGGCGTGGGCACGCTGATCGGCACGCCGGTCGGCATCCTGGCCGGCACCTACCTCGCCGAATACGGCCAGCGCGGCTGGCTGGCGCCCGCCACGCGGTTCCTGAACGACGTGCTGCTGTCCGCGCCGTCCATCATCATCGGCCTCTTCATCTACGCCGTGTACGTGGCGCAGGTCGGGCATTACTCGGGTTGGGCCGGCGCCGTCGCGCTGTCCATCCTGGTGATTCCCGTCGTGGTCCGCACCACCGACAACATGCTGCTGCTGGTGCCCAACAGCCTGCGCGAAGCCACCGCCGCGCTGGGTTGCCCCAAGTGGCGCATGATCACCATGGTGTGCTATCGCGCCGCCAAGTCCGGCATCATCACCGGCGTGCTGCTCGCCATCGCCCGCATCTCCGGCGAAACCGCGCCGCTCTTGTTCACCGCGCTGTCCAACCAGTTCATGTCGCTGAACATGAACGGCCCGATGGCCAACCTGCCGGTCGTCATCTACCAATACGCCGCCAGCCCCTTCAAGGACTGGAACAACCTGGCCTGGGCCGGCGCCACGCTGATCACGCTGCTGGTGCTGGGCATCAACATCATCGCCCGCAACATGTTCCGCAAGTAA
- a CDS encoding GNAT family N-acetyltransferase, with protein MLELARINPSRNAAEPWTGGAPKVLAVGLARTTEEIEQIQRLRYDVFTEDMGAVFPDAHDGIEQDRFDPFCEHLMVREIDTDRVVGTYRILTPEKAREAGGYYSQSEFDLSGLGAIRDEIVEVGRSCTHADYRGGAVIMLLWSGLAEYLRRGGHEYVLGCASVSLRDDGVTAAEVWRTVAKYMPQGDDPRVTPLHRYPVEKLNSTLPARVPPLIKGYLKLGAKVCGEPAWDPDFNAADFPVLLKMERMDERYRRHFGLDQPVVVNTQR; from the coding sequence ATGCTGGAACTAGCACGCATCAATCCGAGCCGTAATGCCGCAGAACCCTGGACGGGGGGCGCCCCGAAGGTCCTGGCGGTCGGCCTGGCGCGCACCACGGAAGAGATAGAGCAGATACAACGTCTGCGCTATGACGTCTTCACCGAGGATATGGGCGCGGTCTTCCCGGACGCGCACGATGGCATCGAACAGGACCGCTTCGATCCCTTTTGCGAACATCTCATGGTCCGGGAAATCGACACCGACCGGGTCGTCGGCACCTACCGGATCCTGACCCCGGAAAAAGCGCGCGAAGCGGGCGGCTATTACTCGCAGTCCGAGTTCGACCTGTCCGGCCTGGGCGCCATCCGCGACGAAATCGTCGAGGTCGGCCGCTCGTGCACGCACGCGGACTACCGCGGGGGCGCGGTCATCATGTTGCTGTGGTCCGGCCTGGCCGAATACCTGCGCCGCGGCGGCCACGAATACGTGCTCGGTTGCGCCAGCGTGAGCCTGCGCGACGACGGCGTCACGGCGGCCGAAGTGTGGCGCACCGTGGCCAAGTACATGCCGCAAGGCGACGATCCGCGCGTCACGCCCTTGCACCGTTACCCCGTCGAAAAGCTCAACAGCACCTTGCCGGCGCGGGTTCCGCCCTTGATCAAGGGCTACCTGAAGCTGGGCGCCAAGGTCTGCGGCGAACCGGCATGGGATCCGGACTTCAATGCCGCGGATTTCCCGGTGCTCTTGAAGATGGAGCGCATGGACGAGCGCTACCGCCGCCACTTCGGCCTGGACCAGCCGGTCGTCGTGAATACCCAGCGTTAG
- the ppk1 gene encoding polyphosphate kinase 1 has product MPSRPPGEPLLMNRELSLLKFNERVLAMAENPKTPLLERLRYVCIVSSNLDEFFEIRISSLKEQQLQSPNLVGPDGMTPDQAFDCVQQAVHELVGRQYNLLNDEILPAMHAEGIALHHASEWNPQQQEWAREVFHRDVMPLLTPIGLDPAHPFPRVYNKSLNFIVSLSGADAFGRQASIAIVQAPRALPRLIKMPQELSGQPEGYILLTSLLRAFVGELFPGLEMLGCYQWRVTRNSDLFVDEEEVTNLRHALQGELSQRNFGAAVRLEIDKLTPVELENFLQREFSLKPDDTYRVPGPVNLSRLMQLCNSAARPDLLFPEYRAPVPAPFDKVGDKPAELFEAVAERDRLLHHPYQSFQPVIDFLTAAALDPDVMAIKQTIYRTGEDSELMKILLAAARAGKEVTVVVELMARFDEQTNINWASKLEEVGAHVVYGVVAHKTHAKMAVVLRREKGRLRRYAHLGTGNYHPRTARLYTDFGLLTADPKLCEDMDMVFAQLTGLGARRALKSLMQSPFTLHEGMVALIRAEARAAKAGKRARIMAKMNSLLEEQIIEELYKASQAGVKIDLIVRGVCALRAGVPGLSENIRVRSIVGRFLEHSRVFYFYADGEETVYLSSADWMDRNFFRRVEIAFPVYDKTLKKRVIDEAFTYALRDNQLAWQQQPDGDYARVKSRGQPYNLHQFLMQKLGV; this is encoded by the coding sequence ATGCCCTCACGCCCGCCTGGCGAGCCTCTGCTCATGAATCGCGAATTGTCGCTGCTCAAGTTCAATGAACGGGTGCTGGCGATGGCGGAAAACCCCAAGACGCCGCTGCTGGAAAGGCTGCGCTACGTGTGCATCGTCAGTTCCAACCTGGACGAATTCTTCGAAATCCGGATTTCCAGCCTCAAGGAACAGCAGCTTCAGTCGCCCAACCTGGTCGGCCCGGACGGCATGACGCCGGACCAGGCATTCGACTGTGTGCAGCAGGCCGTGCACGAGCTGGTCGGCCGCCAGTACAACCTGCTCAACGACGAGATCCTGCCGGCCATGCATGCCGAGGGGATCGCCCTGCATCATGCTTCCGAGTGGAATCCGCAGCAGCAGGAGTGGGCGCGCGAGGTCTTTCACCGCGACGTGATGCCGCTCCTGACCCCGATCGGCCTGGATCCCGCGCACCCGTTTCCCCGGGTCTACAACAAGAGCCTGAATTTCATCGTGTCGTTGTCCGGGGCCGACGCTTTCGGCCGCCAGGCCTCCATCGCCATCGTCCAGGCGCCCCGCGCGCTGCCGCGCCTGATCAAGATGCCCCAAGAGCTTTCCGGCCAGCCGGAAGGCTACATCCTGCTCACCTCCCTGTTGCGGGCCTTCGTTGGCGAGCTGTTCCCGGGCCTGGAAATGCTGGGGTGCTATCAGTGGCGCGTCACGCGCAACAGCGACCTCTTCGTGGACGAGGAAGAAGTCACCAACCTGCGCCACGCGCTGCAGGGGGAATTGTCGCAGCGCAACTTCGGCGCGGCGGTGCGGCTGGAGATCGACAAGCTGACGCCGGTCGAGCTGGAAAACTTCCTGCAGCGCGAATTCTCGCTCAAGCCGGACGACACCTACCGCGTGCCCGGCCCGGTGAACCTGTCGCGGCTGATGCAGCTCTGCAATTCGGCAGCCCGGCCGGACCTGCTGTTTCCCGAGTATCGCGCGCCCGTTCCGGCCCCCTTCGACAAGGTGGGCGACAAGCCTGCCGAGCTTTTCGAGGCGGTGGCCGAGCGCGACCGGCTGCTGCATCACCCTTACCAGTCATTCCAGCCGGTCATCGACTTCCTGACCGCCGCGGCGCTGGACCCCGACGTGATGGCCATCAAGCAGACCATCTACCGTACCGGCGAGGACTCCGAACTGATGAAGATCCTGCTGGCCGCGGCGCGGGCCGGCAAGGAAGTGACGGTGGTCGTGGAGCTGATGGCGCGCTTTGACGAGCAGACCAACATCAACTGGGCCTCCAAGCTGGAAGAGGTGGGGGCGCACGTGGTCTACGGCGTGGTGGCGCACAAGACGCACGCCAAGATGGCCGTCGTGCTGCGCCGGGAAAAAGGCCGTTTGCGGCGCTATGCCCACCTCGGCACGGGCAACTACCACCCGCGGACGGCGCGCCTCTATACCGATTTCGGGCTGCTGACCGCGGATCCCAAGCTGTGCGAGGACATGGACATGGTGTTCGCGCAGCTCACGGGGCTGGGCGCGCGCCGTGCGCTCAAGTCGCTGATGCAGTCCCCGTTTACCCTGCACGAAGGCATGGTCGCGCTGATCCGCGCGGAGGCGCGCGCCGCCAAGGCCGGCAAGCGTGCGCGCATCATGGCCAAGATGAACTCCCTGCTCGAAGAGCAGATCATCGAGGAACTCTACAAGGCCAGCCAGGCGGGCGTGAAGATCGACCTGATCGTGCGCGGCGTCTGCGCGCTGCGCGCCGGCGTCCCGGGGTTGTCCGAGAACATCCGCGTGCGCTCCATCGTGGGCCGCTTCCTGGAGCACTCCCGCGTCTTCTACTTCTATGCCGACGGGGAAGAGACGGTATACCTGTCATCCGCCGACTGGATGGACCGCAACTTCTTCCGCCGGGTCGAGATCGCGTTTCCCGTCTATGACAAGACGCTCAAGAAGCGCGTCATCGACGAAGCCTTCACCTACGCGCTGCGCGACAATCAGCTCGCCTGGCAGCAGCAGCCCGACGGCGACTACGCCCGCGTCAAGAGCCGCGGCCAGCCCTATAACCTGCACCAGTTCCTGATGCAGAAGCTGGGGGTCTGA
- the ppx gene encoding exopolyphosphatase has protein sequence MDQLLAAVDLGSNSFRLSIGRIVQQDGTPQIYQIDRLKETVRLAAGLDADKRLGDDAIDRAIAVLERFGERLRSFHPNRVRAVATNTFRVARNTRDFLPRAEAALGFPIEVIAGREEARLIFTGVVHTLPPSPNKRLVIDIGGGSTEVIIGKSHEPGLMSSLYMGCVSYSRQFFSDGVVDAHQMKQAELAARREIEVISKQYRKTGWKEAYGSSGTAKALFAILTEGGYSDRGITRAGLTKLKDRIVRSGRVIPSELPGIKIERADVLPGGLAIMSALFDELGIDVMHTGDGALRLGVLYDLLGRDDEHDKRDESVRQFMKRYHVDVNQARRVRNAALNLFDAMFPEGPERAELRPALGWAADLHEVGLSIAHNAYHKHTAYVLENADMPGFSRADQQLLALLALGHQGKLGKVEPLVRTRPQWKAILALRLAVLLFRRRGEIEPLPLTASVRDNSIVVRVNREWLAEHPLSDFTLRAEEAEWNKVGFSFELLEF, from the coding sequence ATGGATCAACTTCTGGCCGCGGTGGACCTCGGGTCCAACAGCTTTCGCCTTTCCATCGGACGCATCGTTCAGCAGGACGGTACGCCCCAGATCTATCAAATCGACCGCCTCAAGGAAACCGTCCGACTCGCCGCTGGCCTGGACGCGGACAAGCGGCTTGGCGACGACGCCATCGACCGCGCCATCGCCGTCCTGGAGCGGTTCGGCGAACGACTGCGCAGTTTCCATCCCAACCGCGTTCGCGCGGTGGCGACCAACACGTTCCGCGTCGCCCGCAACACCCGCGATTTCCTGCCCCGGGCGGAAGCCGCACTGGGCTTCCCGATCGAAGTCATTGCCGGACGCGAAGAGGCACGCCTGATCTTCACGGGCGTCGTTCACACCCTGCCCCCCTCCCCCAACAAGCGCCTGGTCATCGACATCGGCGGCGGTTCCACCGAAGTCATCATCGGCAAGAGCCATGAACCGGGCCTGATGTCCTCGCTTTACATGGGCTGCGTCAGCTACAGCCGCCAGTTCTTTTCGGACGGCGTGGTGGACGCGCACCAGATGAAGCAGGCCGAACTGGCCGCCCGCCGCGAAATCGAAGTCATCTCCAAGCAATACCGCAAGACGGGCTGGAAAGAGGCTTATGGCTCGTCGGGCACCGCCAAGGCGCTGTTTGCCATCCTGACCGAGGGCGGCTATTCCGACCGCGGCATAACGCGGGCGGGCCTGACCAAGCTGAAGGACCGCATCGTGCGTTCGGGCCGCGTCATTCCGTCCGAACTGCCCGGCATCAAGATCGAGCGGGCCGACGTGCTGCCTGGCGGCCTGGCCATCATGAGCGCGCTCTTTGACGAACTGGGCATCGACGTCATGCACACGGGCGACGGCGCACTGCGCCTGGGCGTGCTGTACGACCTGCTGGGCCGCGACGACGAACACGACAAGCGCGATGAATCGGTGCGCCAGTTCATGAAGCGTTACCACGTCGATGTGAACCAGGCGCGCCGCGTGCGCAACGCCGCCCTGAACCTGTTCGACGCGATGTTCCCCGAGGGCCCGGAGCGTGCCGAACTGCGGCCCGCGCTGGGGTGGGCGGCCGACCTGCACGAAGTGGGCCTGTCGATCGCCCACAACGCGTATCACAAGCACACTGCCTACGTGCTGGAAAACGCCGACATGCCGGGTTTTTCGCGCGCCGACCAGCAATTGCTGGCCCTGCTGGCGCTGGGACACCAGGGCAAGCTCGGCAAGGTGGAGCCGCTGGTGCGCACGCGCCCGCAATGGAAAGCCATTCTTGCGCTGCGCCTGGCCGTGCTGCTGTTCCGCCGCCGTGGCGAAATCGAGCCCCTGCCGCTGACGGCCTCGGTGCGCGACAACTCCATCGTGGTGCGGGTCAACCGCGAATGGCTGGCCGAACACCCCTTGAGCGACTTCACGCTGCGCGCGGAAGAAGCCGAGTGGAACAAGGTCGGGTTTTCGTTCGAACTGCTGGAGTTCTGA
- the pstC gene encoding phosphate ABC transporter permease subunit PstC — protein MSAVMDNSVPLPPSVADSVTTGTPSPMKQTKNALMDALFKNLTRLFAFLVFILLAAILISLIYGSRESLAKYGLSFLWLNDWDPVNSNYGAVVPIIGTLLTSAIALIIAVPVSFGIAIFLTELSPTWLRRPLGTAIEMLAAIPSIIYGMWGLFVFVPVFQQYVQPFLIATLGSLPVIGGLFAGPPFGIGIFTAGLILSIMIIPFIAAVMRDVFELVPAMLKESAYGLGSTTWEVMWRVVLPFTKSGVIGGIMLGLGRALGETMAVTFVIGNAFKWSGSLFSPGNSIASALANEFNEAGGIQKAALLELGLILFLITTIVLALAKALLVRLSAGEGKKT, from the coding sequence ATGAGCGCGGTAATGGATAATAGTGTGCCGCTTCCGCCCAGCGTGGCGGATTCCGTGACTACCGGCACGCCTTCGCCTATGAAGCAAACAAAAAACGCGCTGATGGATGCGCTGTTCAAGAATCTGACCCGCCTGTTCGCCTTCCTGGTGTTCATCCTGCTGGCGGCGATCCTGATTTCCCTGATCTACGGCAGCCGCGAGTCGCTGGCCAAGTATGGCCTGTCGTTCCTGTGGCTCAATGACTGGGATCCGGTCAACTCCAACTATGGCGCCGTGGTGCCGATCATCGGCACGCTGCTCACTTCCGCGATCGCGCTGATCATCGCCGTGCCGGTGTCCTTCGGCATCGCCATCTTCCTGACCGAACTCTCGCCGACCTGGCTGCGCCGTCCGCTGGGCACCGCCATCGAAATGCTGGCGGCCATCCCGTCCATCATCTATGGCATGTGGGGCCTGTTCGTCTTCGTGCCCGTGTTCCAGCAGTACGTGCAGCCCTTCCTGATCGCCACGCTCGGCAGCCTGCCCGTCATTGGGGGACTGTTCGCCGGCCCGCCCTTCGGCATCGGCATCTTCACGGCCGGCCTGATCCTGTCGATCATGATCATCCCGTTCATCGCGGCCGTCATGCGCGACGTGTTCGAACTGGTGCCCGCGATGCTCAAGGAATCGGCCTACGGCCTGGGCAGCACGACCTGGGAAGTGATGTGGCGCGTGGTGCTGCCCTTCACCAAGTCGGGCGTCATCGGCGGCATCATGCTCGGCCTGGGCCGGGCCCTCGGTGAGACCATGGCCGTCACGTTCGTCATCGGCAACGCGTTCAAGTGGTCGGGCTCGCTGTTCTCGCCGGGCAACTCCATCGCCTCGGCGCTCGCCAACGAATTCAACGAGGCGGGCGGCATTCAAAAGGCCGCGTTGCTGGAACTGGGCCTGATCCTGTTCCTCATCACGACCATCGTGCTGGCCCTGGCCAAGGCGTTGCTGGTTCGCCTGTCCGCGGGCGAAGGCAAGAAAACCTGA
- a CDS encoding S24 family peptidase produces the protein MQRDFVAKLDFQMQSNGVSAAALAERLGVSTPAVYGWRNNGRFDREHAVALAQVFGTSIAYWLSPEIPVAAPTDLSALAGSDAETIDIPFLGARLHYGTMLPPTACAIRHLRVSRAWLNGRLPLDANLTNVGFVYIEGAFMEPTFRQGDIAFVQSDVKEVNADGLYLIRQGEQVDLRFVQRLPGGGLRLSTESTKVAPIDVPVQDLDDFVQVVARVPFTWAERLA, from the coding sequence ATGCAACGCGACTTTGTCGCAAAGCTGGATTTTCAGATGCAGTCGAATGGCGTCTCAGCCGCCGCATTAGCCGAACGGCTAGGCGTCAGCACGCCTGCCGTCTATGGATGGAGAAACAATGGCCGGTTCGACCGCGAACATGCGGTGGCTCTAGCCCAAGTCTTTGGTACCTCCATCGCTTATTGGCTCTCTCCCGAGATTCCCGTCGCCGCCCCTACTGACCTTTCGGCCCTCGCGGGATCGGACGCAGAGACCATCGACATTCCTTTCCTTGGAGCGCGGCTGCATTACGGAACTATGTTGCCGCCAACGGCATGCGCAATCCGACACCTGCGGGTTAGCCGGGCCTGGCTCAACGGTCGCCTTCCTCTGGACGCGAACCTAACTAATGTGGGGTTTGTGTACATAGAAGGGGCGTTCATGGAACCTACGTTCCGTCAGGGCGATATCGCGTTCGTGCAAAGCGATGTGAAGGAAGTCAATGCGGACGGCCTGTATCTCATCCGGCAGGGAGAGCAGGTTGACCTTCGCTTCGTCCAACGTCTTCCAGGCGGGGGGCTTCGGCTATCTACCGAGAGCACAAAGGTCGCCCCGATCGATGTGCCAGTTCAGGACCTGGATGATTTCGTTCAGGTGGTCGCACGCGTTCCTTTCACCTGGGCCGAGCGACTCGCATGA
- the pstB gene encoding phosphate ABC transporter ATP-binding protein PstB translates to MENTATAVKNKLEVKDLNFYYGKFHAIRNVNMSIQEKKVTAFIGPSGCGKSTLLRTFNRMFELYPGQRAEGEILLDGENLLTAKTDISLIRAKIGMVFQKPTPFPMSIYDNIAFGVRLFERLSKGEMDERVEWALSKAALWNEVKDKLHQSGNSLSGGQQQRLCIARGVAIKPEVLLLDEPCSALDPISTAKIEELIAELKNDYTVVIVTHNMQQAARCSDYTAYMYLGELMEFGQTDQIFVKPSRKETEDYITGRFG, encoded by the coding sequence ATGGAAAACACCGCTACCGCAGTCAAGAACAAGCTCGAGGTCAAGGACCTGAACTTCTACTACGGCAAGTTCCACGCGATTCGCAACGTGAACATGTCGATCCAGGAAAAGAAGGTCACCGCCTTCATCGGTCCGTCGGGCTGCGGCAAATCGACGCTGCTGCGCACCTTCAACCGCATGTTCGAGCTGTACCCCGGCCAGCGCGCCGAGGGCGAAATCCTCCTGGACGGCGAAAACCTGCTGACGGCCAAGACCGACATCTCGCTGATCCGCGCCAAGATCGGCATGGTCTTCCAGAAGCCCACGCCGTTCCCCATGAGCATCTACGACAACATCGCCTTCGGCGTGCGCCTGTTCGAACGCCTTTCCAAAGGCGAAATGGACGAGCGCGTGGAGTGGGCGCTGAGCAAGGCCGCCCTGTGGAACGAGGTCAAGGACAAACTGCACCAGAGCGGCAACAGCCTGTCCGGCGGCCAGCAGCAGCGCCTGTGCATCGCGCGCGGCGTCGCCATCAAGCCGGAAGTCCTGCTCCTGGACGAACCGTGCTCGGCGCTGGATCCCATTTCCACCGCCAAGATCGAAGAGCTGATCGCCGAGCTGAAGAACGACTACACCGTCGTGATCGTGACGCACAACATGCAGCAGGCCGCGCGGTGTTCGGATTACACGGCCTACATGTACCTGGGCGAGCTCATGGAATTCGGCCAGACCGACCAGATCTTCGTGAAGCCCTCGCGCAAGGAAACGGAAGACTACATCACGGGCCGCTTCGGCTGA
- the pstS gene encoding phosphate ABC transporter substrate-binding protein PstS: protein MFKRVFKQVSVGVALSAAVFAVQAANVTGAGASFPYPVYAKWASDYKAATNNAVNYQSIGSGGGQQQIIAKTVDFGASDDPMKAADLEKHGLLQFPAVIGGTVAVVNVDGIKPGQLKLSGKVLADIFLGKIKKWDDAAIKALNPDVKLPAADIIVVHRSDGSGTTFGWTNYLSKVSPEWKSQVGEGKAVKWPTGQGGKGNEGVAAYVGQLKNSIGYVEYAYAKQNKLAWTQLQNKDGKFVQPEQKAFAAAAANADWKSAPGMGVVLTDEPGADSWPVTAATFILVHKSQDKPAQGKAVLDFFDWAFKNGAKSAEAMDYVPLPEAVTKEIRAAWGEVKSADGKAVWK, encoded by the coding sequence ATGTTCAAACGTGTCTTCAAGCAAGTTTCCGTCGGTGTCGCCCTGAGCGCCGCCGTGTTTGCCGTCCAGGCCGCCAACGTCACCGGCGCCGGCGCATCGTTCCCGTACCCGGTCTACGCCAAGTGGGCGTCCGACTACAAGGCTGCGACCAACAACGCGGTCAACTACCAGTCCATCGGTTCGGGCGGCGGCCAGCAGCAAATCATTGCCAAGACCGTCGACTTTGGCGCCTCGGATGATCCGATGAAGGCTGCCGACCTGGAAAAGCATGGCCTGCTGCAGTTCCCCGCCGTAATCGGCGGCACCGTGGCTGTCGTCAACGTCGACGGCATCAAGCCGGGCCAACTGAAGCTGTCGGGCAAGGTCCTGGCCGACATCTTCCTGGGCAAGATCAAGAAGTGGGACGACGCCGCCATCAAGGCGCTGAACCCCGACGTCAAGCTGCCGGCCGCCGACATCATCGTCGTGCACCGTTCGGACGGCTCGGGCACCACCTTCGGCTGGACGAACTACCTGTCCAAGGTGTCGCCGGAGTGGAAGTCGCAAGTCGGTGAAGGCAAGGCCGTCAAGTGGCCCACCGGCCAGGGCGGCAAGGGTAACGAAGGCGTCGCCGCCTACGTCGGCCAGCTGAAGAACTCGATCGGCTACGTCGAATACGCCTACGCCAAGCAGAACAAGCTGGCCTGGACCCAACTGCAGAACAAGGACGGCAAGTTTGTCCAACCCGAGCAGAAGGCGTTTGCCGCCGCGGCCGCCAACGCTGACTGGAAGAGCGCGCCGGGCATGGGCGTGGTCCTGACCGACGAGCCGGGCGCCGATTCGTGGCCCGTCACCGCCGCCACCTTCATCCTGGTCCACAAGTCGCAAGACAAGCCGGCCCAGGGCAAGGCTGTGCTGGACTTCTTCGACTGGGCGTTCAAGAACGGCGCCAAGTCGGCTGAAGCCATGGACTACGTGCCGCTGCCGGAAGCCGTGACCAAGGAAATCCGCGCCGCCTGGGGCGAAGTGAAGTCCGCGGACGGCAAGGCTGTCTGGAAGTAA
- a CDS encoding AlpA family transcriptional regulator, whose translation MDAREIDTNEFAQEPSEQLLELPAVIKATGIKKTKIYEGIKDGTFPAPAKVGRASRWPASEVQAWVREQKNARTTAAPRERPLSYNRSVQHA comes from the coding sequence ATGGATGCGCGCGAGATCGACACCAACGAATTCGCTCAGGAACCGAGCGAGCAACTTCTAGAATTGCCAGCGGTCATCAAGGCCACGGGCATCAAAAAGACCAAGATTTACGAGGGAATCAAGGACGGGACGTTCCCGGCGCCTGCGAAGGTGGGGCGCGCATCGCGATGGCCCGCATCGGAGGTCCAGGCGTGGGTCCGCGAACAAAAGAATGCCCGCACCACTGCCGCCCCCAGGGAACGCCCCCTCAGCTACAACCGGAGTGTGCAGCACGCATAG